One Acutalibacter muris DNA window includes the following coding sequences:
- the glpK gene encoding glycerol kinase GlpK, which produces MTLGKYILAIDQGTTSTRAILFDALGGIAAVAQQEFPQIYPQPGYVEHDAVKILQTVIYVCRAAVAKAGVSAEDVAAISITNQRETTVAWDSQTGIPVCNAIVWQCRRTAPECERLAADGMGEYIKSTTGLLIDPYFSGTKMKWILDNVPAARELAGKGRLRLGTIDSWLVFSLTEGRSFVTDISNASRTMLMDINKHCWDGALLKKLGIPESALPRIVECGGDIGICSKTLLGREIPIAGMAGDQHAALFGQCCFEKGMAKNTYGTGCFVLMNTGEEPVQSKDLLTTVAWKLNGKTVYALEGSAFNAGSALQWLRDELKIIETPQEADRLAESVEDSGGVSFVPAFTGLGAPYWDMYARGALLGITRGTQRAHVCRAVLESIAHESYDLIHVMEQEAGVNLLELRVDGGASRSRFLMQYQADVSDRHVKRPVCLETTALGSAMLAGLSVGLWDSQEELTELWREEQTFTPSCTPELRERNLARWHRAVERSRGWAEI; this is translated from the coding sequence ATGACCCTAGGCAAGTACATACTGGCCATAGACCAGGGCACCACCAGTACCCGCGCCATACTTTTCGACGCGCTGGGCGGCATAGCCGCCGTGGCCCAGCAGGAGTTCCCCCAGATATACCCCCAGCCCGGCTACGTGGAGCACGACGCGGTGAAGATACTCCAGACGGTGATATATGTCTGCCGGGCGGCGGTGGCGAAGGCCGGAGTCTCCGCCGAAGACGTGGCGGCCATAAGCATCACGAACCAGAGGGAGACCACCGTGGCCTGGGACAGCCAAACCGGCATACCCGTCTGCAACGCCATCGTCTGGCAGTGCCGCCGCACCGCCCCGGAGTGCGAACGCCTTGCCGCCGACGGCATGGGGGAGTACATCAAGAGCACCACCGGCCTGCTTATCGACCCCTACTTCTCCGGCACAAAGATGAAGTGGATATTGGACAATGTCCCCGCCGCCCGGGAGCTGGCCGGCAAGGGCCGCCTGCGGCTGGGTACCATCGACAGCTGGCTGGTGTTCTCCCTCACCGAGGGCAGGTCCTTTGTGACGGACATCTCCAACGCCTCACGCACTATGCTCATGGACATAAACAAGCACTGCTGGGACGGGGCCTTGCTCAAGAAGCTGGGGATCCCCGAGAGCGCACTGCCCAGGATAGTGGAGTGCGGCGGGGACATCGGCATATGCAGCAAGACCCTTTTGGGCCGGGAGATACCCATCGCGGGCATGGCCGGGGATCAGCACGCGGCTCTCTTTGGCCAGTGCTGCTTTGAGAAGGGCATGGCGAAGAACACCTACGGCACAGGCTGCTTTGTGCTGATGAACACCGGGGAGGAGCCGGTGCAGTCGAAGGACCTGCTGACCACGGTGGCCTGGAAGCTGAACGGAAAGACGGTGTACGCCCTGGAGGGCAGCGCCTTTAACGCGGGCTCTGCCCTCCAGTGGCTTAGGGACGAGCTGAAAATAATAGAGACCCCCCAGGAGGCCGACCGGCTGGCGGAGTCCGTGGAGGACAGCGGCGGGGTCAGCTTTGTCCCGGCCTTTACAGGGCTGGGCGCCCCCTACTGGGATATGTACGCAAGAGGGGCCCTTCTGGGCATAACCCGGGGCACCCAGCGGGCTCATGTGTGCCGGGCGGTGCTGGAGAGCATAGCCCACGAGAGCTACGACCTGATACACGTCATGGAACAGGAGGCCGGGGTGAACCTTTTAGAGCTCCGTGTGGACGGCGGGGCTTCAAGGAGCCGTTTCCTTATGCAGTACCAGGCCGACGTGTCCGACCGGCACGTAAAGCGGCCGGTGTGCCTTGAGACCACGGCCCTGGGCTCGGCCATGCTGGCGGGGCTCTCCGTGGGGCTCTGGGACAGCCAGGAGGAGCTGACAGAGCTCTGGCGGGAGGAGCAGACCTTTACCCCAAGCTGCACCCCCGAGCTGCGGGAGCGGAACCTGGCCCGCTGGCACAGGGCCGTGGAGCGCAGCCGGGGCTGGGCGGAAATATAA
- a CDS encoding cytidine deaminase family protein produces the protein METWEKMYQAAKAVQNDRRISEYIEAGGVAAAVLSGSGKIYTGVCIDTCSTLGICAERNAIFNMITCGEQEIKRVIAIMPDGKSGAPCGACRELMVQLMPEGYKNIEILMDYESKRVVTLGELTPEWWI, from the coding sequence ATGGAGACATGGGAGAAAATGTACCAGGCGGCAAAAGCCGTGCAGAACGACAGGAGGATATCGGAATACATAGAGGCTGGCGGAGTCGCCGCCGCGGTGCTTTCGGGTTCCGGGAAGATATATACCGGGGTCTGCATAGACACCTGCTCGACCCTTGGCATCTGCGCCGAGCGCAACGCCATCTTCAACATGATAACCTGTGGTGAGCAGGAGATAAAGCGGGTCATTGCCATCATGCCCGACGGAAAGTCAGGCGCTCCCTGCGGCGCGTGTCGGGAGCTGATGGTGCAGCTTATGCCGGAGGGCTACAAGAATATAGAGATACTCATGGACTATGAGAGCAAGAGGGTCGTGACCTTGGGGGAGCTCACCCCGGAGTGGTGGATATGA
- a CDS encoding LL-diaminopimelate aminotransferase, translating into MKLNGNFQNLEQSYLFVTIAKKVNEFTEKHPDNQLIRMGIGDVTLPLAPVVIEAMHKATDEMAKKETFRGYSPDSNGYPFLREAIAGYYQSLGVDVEAEEIFVGDGAKSDVGNIVDIFDDANTVLVPDPVYPVYVDTNIMSGREIVYADANMENGFLPMPKADHPADIIYICSPNNPTGAVYNREQLQAWVDYALDQKAVILFDSAYESFVSPGLPRSIFEIPGAEKCAIEFCSLSKTAGFTGMRCGYTVIKKELCFDGVSVAALWQRRQGSKFNGVNYITQRAAEAVFTPEGIKQTRDAVAYYKRNAGVMVDALRELGYWFTGGENSPYVWFKCPDNMGGWEYFDYLLNEKQIVGTPGEGFGKNGAGCMRLSAFGDAEKTKEAMERIKKG; encoded by the coding sequence GTGAAGCTAAACGGCAATTTTCAGAATTTAGAGCAGAGCTACTTGTTCGTAACCATCGCAAAGAAGGTCAACGAGTTCACCGAAAAGCACCCGGATAACCAGCTTATCCGTATGGGCATCGGCGACGTGACCCTGCCCCTTGCCCCGGTGGTGATAGAGGCCATGCACAAAGCCACCGACGAGATGGCCAAGAAGGAGACCTTCCGGGGCTATTCCCCGGACAGCAACGGCTACCCCTTCCTGCGTGAAGCTATCGCGGGCTACTACCAGAGTCTCGGCGTGGACGTGGAGGCCGAGGAGATATTTGTGGGCGACGGGGCCAAGTCCGACGTGGGCAATATCGTGGATATTTTCGACGACGCCAACACCGTCCTGGTCCCGGACCCGGTGTACCCGGTGTATGTGGACACCAACATCATGTCCGGCAGGGAAATTGTCTACGCCGACGCCAACATGGAAAATGGCTTCCTGCCCATGCCCAAGGCGGACCACCCCGCCGACATCATATACATTTGCTCACCCAATAACCCCACCGGCGCTGTGTATAATAGAGAGCAGCTTCAGGCCTGGGTGGACTACGCCCTGGACCAGAAGGCCGTGATACTCTTTGACTCGGCCTATGAGAGCTTCGTGTCTCCCGGCCTGCCCAGGAGCATCTTCGAGATACCCGGCGCGGAGAAATGCGCCATAGAGTTCTGCTCCCTGTCAAAGACAGCGGGCTTTACAGGTATGCGCTGCGGCTACACGGTGATAAAGAAGGAGCTCTGCTTCGACGGCGTGTCCGTGGCCGCCCTCTGGCAGCGCCGCCAGGGCAGCAAGTTCAACGGCGTGAACTATATCACCCAGCGGGCAGCCGAAGCCGTGTTCACTCCCGAGGGCATTAAACAGACCCGGGACGCCGTGGCCTACTATAAGCGCAACGCCGGGGTGATGGTGGACGCTCTCAGGGAGCTGGGCTACTGGTTCACCGGCGGCGAGAACTCCCCCTACGTATGGTTCAAGTGCCCGGACAATATGGGCGGCTGGGAGTATTTTGACTATCTTCTCAACGAAAAGCAGATAGTGGGCACCCCCGGCGAGGGCTTCGGTAAGAACGGCGCGGGGTGTATGAGGCTGTCGGCCTTTGGGGACGCGGAGAAGACGAAGGAAGCCATGGAGCGCATAAAGAAGGGGTAA
- a CDS encoding GrpB family protein, whose amino-acid sequence MTGLKRGTVSLSHHDPAWADWAQETIRVLWEVFGDSAEDIQHIGSTAINGIKAKPIIDIAVGVESMEGLPLGRLTERGFQERHNRFSSNLLYVLETEELVRTHQVHILEYDSLQWHNYVDLRDYMNAFPEKAREYEALKIRLQKECNNVQTAYTDGKQGYMEHTLAEARAYAAGKEQD is encoded by the coding sequence ATGACAGGACTAAAGCGCGGCACAGTGAGCCTTAGCCACCACGATCCCGCATGGGCAGATTGGGCACAGGAGACCATCCGGGTGCTCTGGGAGGTCTTCGGGGACAGCGCCGAGGATATTCAGCACATCGGCAGCACGGCCATTAACGGCATTAAAGCAAAGCCGATTATTGACATTGCCGTGGGCGTTGAAAGCATGGAGGGTCTGCCGCTGGGGCGGCTTACAGAGCGGGGCTTTCAGGAGCGCCACAACCGTTTTTCAAGCAACCTGCTCTACGTGCTGGAGACCGAGGAGCTGGTGCGCACGCACCAGGTGCATATATTGGAGTATGACAGCCTACAGTGGCACAACTATGTGGACCTGCGGGACTATATGAACGCCTTTCCCGAAAAGGCCAGGGAGTATGAAGCGCTGAAAATCAGGCTTCAAAAAGAGTGTAATAACGTGCAGACGGCCTATACCGACGGCAAGCAGGGCTATATGGAGCACACGCTTGCCGAAGCGAGGGCATACGCGGCCGGGAAAGAGCAAGACTGA